One genomic segment of Vibrio mimicus includes these proteins:
- a CDS encoding DUF645 family protein, translating into MLLDTPHGKLGFTKGCIIAESVFSLSRTLNRGQLNLDRFEFWLLMSQLLVLDVCLSDAFA; encoded by the coding sequence ATGTTGTTGGATACTCCACACGGAAAGCTTGGTTTCACGAAAGGCTGCATCATCGCTGAAAGTGTGTTTTCTTTGTCGCGGACTCTTAACCGTGGTCAACTCAACCTTGATCGTTTTGAGTTTTGGCTGCTCATGTCACAGCTTTTGGTGTTGGACGTGTGTTTGTCTGATGCATTTGCGTAA
- a CDS encoding DUF645 family protein, giving the protein MLFDVPHRKFGFTKSCIIAVIWLSLSRTLNRGQLSLDRFKFW; this is encoded by the coding sequence ATGTTGTTTGACGTTCCACACAGAAAGTTTGGTTTCACAAAAAGCTGCATCATCGCTGTGATCTGGCTTTCTTTGTCGCGGACTCTTAACCGTGGTCAACTTAGCCTAGATCGTTTCAAGTTTTGGTAG
- a CDS encoding cell shape-determining protein MreC yields MVSSFGSQLHSFWRWTCVCVMLLRKVHFQQMCLKSHW; encoded by the coding sequence ATCGTTTCAAGTTTTGGTAGTCAACTTCACAGCTTTTGGCGTTGGACGTGTGTTTGTGTGATGCTTTTGCGTAAAGTGCATTTCCAGCAAATGTGTTTAAAAAGTCATTGGTAA
- a CDS encoding SDR family NAD(P)-dependent oxidoreductase, producing the protein MMNIAIWGAASGLGAAMVDYFHKQGTNVIAIARTPSKNPMLTEYNVTSICCDATDKEQVEKAVSELPENTFNISTMGSFHSDNPVDYIGHRYLTDALENTSSTRLLLVTSLGCGDSWQYLSDRAKRGFGAAVREKTLAEAWLQSSNLDYIILRPGGLKDGAPTDQGELSQNFEVHGAITRGEVARLSHELISSDENFGKIFQCVDPNIAPY; encoded by the coding sequence ATGATGAATATTGCCATTTGGGGCGCTGCCAGTGGATTGGGGGCAGCTATGGTCGACTACTTCCACAAACAAGGCACTAATGTTATCGCTATTGCTCGTACCCCAAGTAAAAACCCTATGCTTACCGAGTACAACGTAACTTCAATTTGTTGTGATGCAACAGATAAAGAGCAAGTTGAAAAGGCGGTTTCTGAGTTACCAGAGAACACCTTTAACATTTCAACAATGGGCAGCTTTCACTCAGATAACCCAGTCGATTACATTGGCCACCGCTACTTAACGGATGCTCTTGAGAATACCTCTTCAACCCGACTATTATTAGTTACATCGTTAGGTTGTGGTGATTCTTGGCAGTACCTTTCAGACCGAGCAAAACGAGGCTTTGGAGCTGCGGTTCGAGAGAAAACTCTCGCTGAAGCTTGGCTTCAAAGCAGTAATTTAGATTACATTATCCTCCGTCCCGGGGGACTTAAAGACGGAGCTCCAACTGACCAGGGAGAGTTGTCTCAAAATTTTGAAGTGCATGGTGCAATTACTCGAGGAGAAGTTGCTCGATTAAGTCATGAACTCATTTCAAGTGATGAGAATTTCGGCAAAATATTCCAGTGTGTTGACCCGAATATAGCACCTTACTAA
- a CDS encoding Tfp pilus assembly protein — protein sequence MIAASFGSSLHSFWRWTCVCVMLLRKMHFKQMCLKIYC from the coding sequence TTGATCGCTGCAAGTTTTGGCAGCTCACTTCACAGCTTTTGGCGTTGGACATGTGTTTGTGTGATGCTTTTGCGTAAAATGCATTTCAAACAAATGTGTTTAAAAATTTATTGCTAA
- a CDS encoding type II toxin-antitoxin system Phd/YefM family antitoxin yields MSRIHLDQDIQPLSEFRAGVASFIKQINETRRPLVITQRGKGVAVVLDVAEYEAMQEKIELLEEMRTAEAQLAAGLGISNEDARSQVLGRIIK; encoded by the coding sequence ATGAGCCGTATTCACCTTGATCAAGATATTCAGCCTTTGTCTGAGTTCCGTGCTGGCGTTGCATCATTTATCAAACAGATCAATGAGACTCGTCGACCATTGGTTATTACACAACGAGGTAAAGGTGTAGCCGTTGTTCTTGACGTTGCGGAGTATGAAGCAATGCAAGAGAAAATCGAATTACTCGAAGAAATGCGTACTGCAGAAGCTCAATTGGCTGCAGGTTTAGGTATATCAAACGAAGATGCTCGTTCACAAGTTCTGGGGCGCATCATCAAATGA
- a CDS encoding type II toxin-antitoxin system RelE/ParE family toxin → MKVVWSPLALQKLGDAAEFIALDNPSAAEKWVNEVFDKTELLGSMPEMGRMVPEMPHTNYREIIFGHYRIIYSLSHEIRVLTVRNCRQLLTEHDV, encoded by the coding sequence ATGAAAGTAGTTTGGTCACCTCTAGCGTTACAAAAACTGGGTGATGCCGCAGAGTTTATTGCTTTGGATAACCCATCAGCTGCAGAAAAGTGGGTGAATGAAGTATTCGACAAAACGGAATTGCTCGGCTCAATGCCAGAAATGGGCCGCATGGTTCCTGAAATGCCTCATACGAACTACCGTGAAATAATTTTTGGTCATTACCGCATTATTTATAGTTTGAGCCACGAAATCCGCGTTCTAACAGTTCGTAACTGTCGTCAATTGCTCACGGAACATGATGTGTGA
- a CDS encoding DUF645 family protein, whose translation MLDVPLGKFGFTKGSVIAVILLSLSRTLNRGQLNLYCFEFWLSTSQLLALDVCLFDAFA comes from the coding sequence TTGTTAGATGTTCCACTCGGAAAGTTTGGTTTCACAAAAGGCAGCGTCATCGCTGTGATCTTGCTTTCTTTGTCGCGGACTCTTAACCGTGGCCAACTTAACCTTTATTGTTTTGAGTTTTGGCTGTCAACTTCACAGCTTTTGGCGTTGGACGTGTGCTTGTTCGATGCATTTGCGTAA
- a CDS encoding lysis protein has translation MIEDITNSVKAELYGRAVSPLFGAFFLSWAVWNWKFWLVVFSSMEVSEKIDFIDGVLYSGWLQPLVFLVMGPLLTALAYIYIYPIPARFVYKHSGKQQRQLKAIKVEIEDEMPMTQEEHNRLRQKISNLESAYYAELASKDSEIDRLRALIESSRNIKQPPIVETSTDVRAKNLVHNSKQFPLTDTDQPIITEFEVNGEIYTLGQDFSKSRPGETNVVKLRGEFNLHDVIHVRFKTNKPLLEAQYYRVFDGYGQRNITEQEFEM, from the coding sequence ATGATCGAAGATATAACAAACTCCGTAAAAGCGGAGTTGTATGGAAGAGCAGTAAGTCCCTTATTTGGTGCTTTTTTTCTTTCGTGGGCGGTATGGAATTGGAAATTTTGGTTAGTAGTATTTTCCAGTATGGAAGTCAGTGAAAAGATAGATTTTATAGATGGAGTTCTTTATTCGGGCTGGCTTCAACCTCTAGTTTTTTTAGTTATGGGACCCCTATTAACTGCTTTAGCGTATATTTATATTTACCCCATACCTGCAAGGTTTGTATACAAGCATTCGGGAAAGCAACAAAGGCAACTAAAAGCTATAAAGGTAGAGATTGAAGACGAAATGCCTATGACTCAAGAGGAGCATAATAGACTAAGACAAAAAATATCAAATCTAGAGTCAGCATATTACGCTGAGCTGGCTTCTAAAGACTCTGAAATTGATCGTCTCAGGGCTCTTATAGAATCGAGTAGGAATATCAAACAACCTCCCATAGTTGAAACATCTACAGATGTAAGAGCAAAAAATCTAGTCCACAATAGTAAACAGTTTCCACTTACAGATACTGATCAGCCAATAATTACTGAGTTTGAAGTAAATGGTGAAATATATACTCTAGGACAAGACTTTAGTAAGTCTAGACCGGGTGAGACAAATGTGGTTAAGCTGAGAGGTGAATTTAATTTACATGATGTAATTCATGTCAGATTTAAAACTAATAAGCCGCTCCTTGAAGCTCAGTATTATAGAGTTTTTGATGGGTATGGTCAGCGTAATATTACTGAACAAGAATTCGAAATGTAG
- a CDS encoding IS3 family transposase (programmed frameshift) gives MAKKKGPNFSPEFRLETAQLVLDQGYSQKEAAQAMGVGYSTIGKWVNQLREERSGKSPKAMPMTPEQIEIRELKKRIERLELEKEVLKKGYRSVDVGLHEHFSLIEKLNKSHRARYPVAWLCEVFGVQRSSYRYWLSRESQICPETVCLHSAIRQIHRESNGSAGARTIADIATARGFALSRYRAGRLMKKLELVSCQQPKHAYKKANQEHVDIPNRLDRQFDVVAPNQVWCGDVTYVWTGTRWAYLAVVLDLFARKPVGWALSHSPDSELTKQALSMAFEQRGRPKGVMFHSDQGSHYTSRSFRQLLWRYQITQSLSRRGNCWDNSPMERFFRSLKTEWIPEIGYRNFTEAKLAITQYILGYYSNIRPHHYNGGLSPNESERRYWLNYKPVASFT, from the exons ATGGCAAAGAAAAAAGGTCCGAATTTTAGCCCTGAGTTCCGGTTGGAAACGGCTCAGTTAGTGCTTGACCAAGGCTACTCCCAAAAAGAGGCTGCTCAGGCAATGGGCGTGGGGTATTCCACGATTGGCAAGTGGGTAAATCAACTTCGCGAAGAACGGTCTGGCAAGTCCCCCAAGGCTATGCCCATGACTCCTGAGCAGATTGAAATCCGTGAACTGAAGAAGCGCATAGAACGGCTTGAATTAGAAAAGGAAGTTCTAAAAAAGG GCTACCGCTCTGTTGATGTCGGACTCCATGAACACTTCTCGCTGATTGAGAAACTCAACAAGAGCCACCGGGCAAGATACCCGGTCGCCTGGCTGTGCGAGGTGTTTGGCGTCCAGCGCAGCAGCTACAGGTATTGGTTAAGCCGGGAGTCGCAGATATGCCCAGAGACGGTGTGTTTGCACAGTGCAATCCGACAAATCCACCGAGAGAGCAATGGCTCTGCCGGGGCCAGAACCATTGCCGACATCGCGACCGCTCGGGGTTTTGCATTAAGCCGTTACCGTGCGGGTCGGTTAATGAAAAAGCTGGAATTGGTCAGTTGCCAACAACCAAAGCATGCTTATAAGAAAGCCAATCAAGAACATGTAGACATCCCGAATCGGTTGGACCGCCAATTTGACGTGGTTGCGCCCAATCAGGTGTGGTGCGGCGATGTGACGTATGTTTGGACAGGCACTCGCTGGGCTTATTTGGCTGTGGTGCTGGATTTATTTGCGCGCAAACCAGTGGGTTGGGCACTGTCACACTCACCGGACAGTGAGTTGACCAAGCAGGCATTGAGTATGGCATTTGAGCAACGTGGCAGGCCTAAAGGCGTGATGTTCCACAGTGACCAAGGGAGTCACTACACCAGCCGAAGTTTCCGACAATTGCTGTGGCGTTACCAGATAACCCAGAGCCTGAGTCGCAGAGGAAATTGCTGGGATAACAGTCCTATGGAGCGATTTTTCAGGAGTTTAAAAACGGAATGGATACCGGAAATCGGCTATCGGAATTTTACCGAGGCCAAGCTGGCAATCACCCAATATATCCTGGGGTATTACAGCAACATCAGACCACATCATTACAACGGTGGCTTGAGCCCAAATGAGTCAGAGAGAAGATACTGGCTTAACTATAAACCCGTGGCCAGTTTTACTTGA
- a CDS encoding DUF645 family protein, whose amino-acid sequence MLSDVQHGQFSFTKDVITAEIMLSLSWTLNRGQLNLDRFEFWQLTSQLLALDVCMFDAFA is encoded by the coding sequence ATGTTGTCGGATGTTCAACACGGTCAGTTTAGTTTCACAAAGGACGTCATCACCGCTGAAATTATGCTTTCTTTGTCGTGGACTCTTAACCGTGGTCAACTTAACCTTGATCGTTTTGAGTTTTGGCAGCTAACTTCACAGCTTTTGGCGTTGGACGTGTGCATGTTCGATGCATTCGCATAA
- a CDS encoding PAAR domain-containing protein translates to MFSIGIGSKTSTGGEVVEGNNGIMMNGLVASSVGHQATCKSGRKECAGIGPIVAVGPRDVNLPAGPAARVGDYVDCGCPPGSNVLVGSSSVQIGSSSVSANVTPAQRSLSSMNSAASASSAASNSSSVAGSAVPKINPNNMYWPPYNPLAPEGEKEIKLEYTQEIVKFAVLEPKEWTAFFDRFDVVKNLKDTATGLYNARETAKALGGVGVTAFVRTIDGVDYVILKNYEYWSQTLLHGGVFKADNARVVKLGLGALDSAKGMVRYVRVSAPMEILVGSAINVLQFIVNDEYTLAKLGVDEAKLFVHALTVAGVSLAAGSLVALVTPVTFLVGSSILVLSNLTVWGVDKWTGFESKLIEVVVDTFDGK, encoded by the coding sequence ATGTTCAGTATTGGTATAGGTTCAAAAACATCCACTGGTGGGGAAGTAGTAGAAGGTAACAATGGCATTATGATGAATGGCCTTGTTGCCAGTTCAGTTGGTCATCAAGCGACTTGTAAATCAGGGCGTAAAGAATGTGCAGGTATAGGACCAATCGTTGCTGTTGGTCCGAGAGATGTGAATTTACCTGCTGGTCCCGCAGCAAGGGTAGGTGATTATGTCGATTGTGGTTGTCCTCCTGGTTCAAATGTTTTGGTTGGCTCTAGCAGTGTTCAAATCGGTAGTTCTTCCGTTTCAGCTAATGTCACACCAGCGCAGCGTTCACTATCAAGTATGAATTCAGCGGCTTCCGCATCGAGTGCAGCATCGAATTCGAGCTCTGTGGCAGGTTCAGCGGTTCCTAAAATTAATCCTAATAACATGTATTGGCCGCCCTATAACCCATTAGCTCCAGAGGGTGAAAAAGAAATCAAGTTAGAATACACGCAAGAAATTGTGAAATTTGCGGTATTAGAGCCGAAAGAGTGGACAGCATTCTTTGATAGATTTGATGTGGTCAAGAATTTAAAAGACACAGCAACAGGGTTATACAATGCAAGAGAAACAGCAAAAGCTTTAGGTGGGGTCGGTGTAACTGCGTTTGTCAGAACTATCGATGGTGTTGATTACGTTATCCTAAAAAATTATGAATATTGGTCTCAAACCCTATTACATGGGGGCGTGTTTAAGGCCGATAATGCACGAGTTGTCAAGCTAGGTTTGGGGGCTTTAGACTCTGCAAAAGGAATGGTTCGTTACGTTAGAGTCAGCGCACCCATGGAGATTTTAGTAGGTTCAGCGATCAATGTGCTTCAATTTATCGTCAACGACGAATATACGTTAGCTAAATTAGGTGTTGATGAGGCCAAACTATTTGTTCATGCATTAACTGTTGCAGGAGTATCTCTAGCCGCTGGTTCACTAGTAGCACTTGTAACTCCTGTAACCTTTTTAGTTGGTAGTAGTATCTTGGTTCTTTCAAACTTAACTGTTTGGGGGGTAGATAAATGGACTGGTTTTGAATCAAAACTAATCGAAGTTGTGGTTGATACTTTTGATGGTAAATAA
- a CDS encoding DUF645 family protein codes for MLLDAPHGKFGFTKGCIIAESVLSLSRTLNPGQLSLDRFRFWQLTSQLLALDVCLRDAFA; via the coding sequence ATTTTATTGGATGCTCCACACGGAAAGTTTGGTTTCACAAAAGGCTGCATCATCGCTGAAAGTGTACTTTCTTTGTCGCGGACTCTTAACCCTGGCCAACTTAGCCTAGATCGTTTTAGGTTTTGGCAGCTAACGTCACAGCTTTTGGCGTTGGACGTGTGTTTGCGTGATGCTTTTGCGTAA
- a CDS encoding GNAT family N-acetyltransferase, translating into MELQQLNQRHLKCLLDHICLDSELTFCEGAVPPKHVLIRSYEQLQNSKAEIWSLPYMMSVGNNVVGFCGFKDEPQDGEVEIGYNVSPYKQGRGFAKLAVNQLCQLAFNMDSIESVVALISSANLASLNVVRANNFVFIGFVVDSDNEKLEKWVLQRASCA; encoded by the coding sequence TTGGAACTACAACAGTTAAATCAGCGCCATCTTAAATGCTTGCTCGACCATATTTGCCTTGACTCAGAATTGACGTTTTGTGAAGGGGCTGTGCCACCAAAGCATGTTCTGATTCGTTCTTATGAGCAGCTCCAAAACTCAAAAGCTGAAATTTGGTCATTACCCTACATGATGTCAGTGGGCAATAATGTCGTTGGTTTCTGTGGCTTCAAAGATGAACCTCAAGATGGTGAAGTTGAAATTGGATACAATGTTTCGCCTTATAAACAAGGTCGAGGATTTGCAAAATTGGCAGTCAATCAACTTTGTCAGTTGGCGTTTAATATGGATTCAATTGAAAGTGTTGTGGCTTTGATTTCATCGGCGAACCTCGCTTCGTTGAATGTCGTACGAGCCAACAACTTTGTTTTCATTGGTTTTGTGGTTGATAGCGACAATGAAAAATTGGAAAAATGGGTGCTACAGCGTGCATCCTGTGCCTAA
- a CDS encoding sugar O-acetyltransferase, whose translation MTEREKMLSGEYYDPSDAELVKLRLEARLLTEKLNQTSVNCPDKRVEIIKSLLGSTGSSIHIESTFNCDYGLNIHVGENFYANFGCVILDVAEVRIGDNCFIAPQVGIYTATHPIDPIQRNSGLEFGKPIRIGNNCWIGGHATINPGVTLGDNVVVASGAVVTKSFGSNVVIGGNPARVLKEI comes from the coding sequence ATGACAGAAAGAGAAAAAATGCTCTCTGGTGAGTATTACGATCCGAGTGACGCTGAGCTCGTCAAGTTGCGTCTTGAGGCTCGTTTACTCACAGAGAAGCTAAATCAAACAAGTGTAAATTGCCCAGATAAAAGAGTAGAGATAATCAAATCTTTGTTGGGTTCTACAGGAAGTAGCATTCACATTGAATCTACCTTCAACTGCGATTACGGGCTGAATATACACGTTGGTGAGAATTTCTATGCCAATTTTGGCTGCGTCATTTTGGACGTAGCGGAAGTTCGTATTGGCGATAACTGTTTTATAGCACCACAGGTTGGAATTTATACTGCAACTCATCCAATCGATCCGATTCAGAGAAACAGTGGGTTAGAGTTTGGAAAGCCAATAAGAATAGGTAACAACTGTTGGATTGGAGGTCATGCAACGATCAACCCAGGAGTGACGTTAGGTGACAATGTTGTTGTTGCCTCAGGAGCCGTTGTAACAAAGAGTTTTGGTAGCAATGTTGTCATTGGTGGCAACCCTGCACGAGTGTTAAAAGAAATCTAG
- a CDS encoding YHYH domain-containing protein, with protein MKKVLVIFVACFGLVGTAFAHSGGTDSNGCHTNHKTGEYHCHKRK; from the coding sequence ATGAAAAAAGTATTGGTTATCTTTGTGGCTTGTTTTGGTTTGGTTGGGACAGCCTTCGCTCATTCTGGTGGTACAGATTCAAACGGTTGCCACACAAACCATAAAACTGGTGAGTATCACTGTCACAAACGCAAATAA
- a CDS encoding YecA family protein, translating to MKLGRNEPCWCGSKKKYKRCHLGRDKQAPVDKGTIMKEMNSFNSKKLCSVPESMKSECSKKIIKAHSVSKSSSLKAIAADGHVYTTFKTNHDFSMSKRVQPKKVGINQASVFTGFCSTHDKHIFAPIEDNAFDKSPHHCFLVAYRSLCRELFVKESAANTFSFAQELDKGKSLSEQVMIQKMAKYYGSNNDLTMGDLRYLKQKLDHMFTAAAFDDLHHLVVELELPPRVMTSAVLGYTVGFDGELLQTISNDPKDIPDYVFINSFASENKGYIVLSWLKEHSRSNLKFINQLLQTGSVSNSLSIFTFAMVENIYISPEWWESLNKAEQEKICAIYAQGATEHTDNDVLVGIPVLDENPLINTVTVGEFAL from the coding sequence GTGAAACTTGGAAGAAATGAGCCATGTTGGTGCGGCTCAAAGAAAAAATACAAACGTTGTCATTTAGGGCGTGATAAACAAGCTCCTGTTGATAAAGGCACGATAATGAAAGAGATGAATAGCTTCAACTCAAAAAAACTTTGTAGCGTGCCAGAATCGATGAAATCTGAATGTTCAAAGAAAATCATCAAAGCGCATTCAGTATCAAAAAGCTCCTCCCTAAAAGCTATAGCAGCAGATGGACATGTTTACACTACCTTCAAAACAAATCATGACTTCTCTATGTCTAAAAGAGTCCAACCGAAGAAAGTAGGTATTAACCAAGCCTCAGTATTTACTGGTTTTTGCTCAACTCACGACAAACACATTTTTGCTCCGATTGAAGACAATGCGTTTGATAAAAGTCCACACCATTGTTTTCTCGTGGCATATCGATCTTTATGTCGAGAACTTTTTGTAAAAGAGAGCGCTGCAAATACATTTAGCTTTGCTCAAGAGTTAGATAAAGGTAAATCTCTTAGTGAACAAGTCATGATACAAAAAATGGCTAAATACTATGGTTCAAACAATGATCTTACAATGGGAGACCTGCGGTACCTAAAGCAGAAGCTTGATCACATGTTTACGGCTGCTGCCTTTGATGACTTACATCACTTAGTCGTGGAACTTGAATTACCTCCGAGGGTTATGACCAGTGCGGTACTGGGGTATACGGTTGGTTTCGATGGTGAACTGCTTCAAACGATATCTAATGATCCCAAGGATATACCAGACTATGTATTCATTAACTCATTTGCATCTGAAAACAAAGGGTACATTGTCTTGTCGTGGTTGAAAGAGCATTCAAGAAGCAATTTAAAATTTATTAACCAACTCCTTCAGACAGGTTCTGTGTCAAATTCACTTTCTATTTTCACCTTCGCAATGGTTGAAAATATTTATATATCACCAGAATGGTGGGAAAGTTTAAACAAAGCAGAGCAAGAAAAAATTTGTGCTATTTATGCTCAAGGAGCAACCGAGCATACAGACAATGATGTGTTAGTTGGAATTCCGGTCTTGGATGAAAACCCTCTAATAAACACGGTCACAGTTGGGGAGTTTGCTTTATAA
- a CDS encoding DUF4145 domain-containing protein produces MNLTGNLKLSRCPHCSVASPLLNIKDQFQTRDEANLNPRMWGIYICTSCGGVITAWAHNSGQIVQEFFPEIQLISEDIPEIPRTYLQQAYSSFHAPAGAVMLAASAVDSMLKHKGLTDGSLYSRIKKACELHIITDDMAQWAHEVRLDANDQRHADQNASLPSQSDAKRVFDFALSLAEILFVLPSRVARGIEQAESSNG; encoded by the coding sequence ATGAATTTAACTGGTAACTTAAAATTAAGTCGTTGTCCTCATTGTTCGGTTGCGTCTCCGCTACTCAATATTAAAGACCAATTCCAAACTAGAGATGAAGCAAATCTTAATCCCAGAATGTGGGGGATATATATTTGTACATCTTGTGGAGGTGTAATCACTGCTTGGGCTCATAATTCAGGCCAAATAGTTCAAGAATTTTTCCCTGAAATCCAATTGATATCCGAGGATATTCCAGAAATACCTCGTACATATTTACAACAGGCATACAGCAGTTTTCATGCACCTGCGGGAGCTGTTATGTTGGCAGCAAGTGCTGTTGATTCAATGCTCAAACACAAAGGTTTAACCGATGGTAGTCTGTACAGCCGTATCAAAAAAGCATGTGAACTTCACATTATTACGGATGACATGGCTCAATGGGCTCATGAGGTTCGCTTAGATGCTAATGATCAAAGGCATGCAGACCAAAATGCCTCCTTACCAAGCCAAAGTGATGCTAAAAGAGTATTTGATTTTGCGCTATCTCTAGCTGAAATATTATTTGTACTACCCAGCAGAGTCGCTAGAGGAATTGAGCAAGCTGAAAGTTCAAATGGCTAA
- a CDS encoding GNAT family N-acetyltransferase: MEVEYFVNRPITPEQFVELLNQTTLGARRPTDNYECISGMLANTDLLVSAWIGERLVGIARSVTDFHYCCYLSDLAVSEQVQSKGIGKELIRQTFVSLKKGCKLILLAAPQATEYYPKIGFKQHNSAWLMSDLEELL, encoded by the coding sequence ATGGAAGTTGAATATTTTGTAAATCGCCCAATTACGCCAGAGCAGTTTGTGGAACTCCTCAATCAGACAACGCTTGGAGCTAGACGTCCAACCGATAATTACGAATGTATCAGTGGGATGTTGGCAAATACGGATTTGCTTGTTTCAGCTTGGATTGGTGAGCGGCTTGTCGGTATTGCTCGCTCGGTGACAGATTTTCATTACTGCTGCTACTTATCGGATTTGGCTGTCTCGGAGCAGGTCCAATCGAAAGGTATTGGTAAAGAATTGATCCGACAGACTTTCGTTAGTCTGAAAAAAGGTTGTAAGTTGATTTTGTTAGCAGCACCACAAGCAACTGAATACTATCCAAAAATTGGTTTTAAGCAGCATAACAGCGCATGGCTAATGTCAGATTTAGAAGAGCTTCTGTAA
- a CDS encoding DUF645 family protein, with amino-acid sequence MLDVPHGKFGFTKGCIIAVILLSLSWTLNRGQLSLDRFKFWQPTSQLWALDMCLCDASA; translated from the coding sequence TTGTTGGATGTTCCACACGGCAAGTTTGGTTTCACAAAAGGCTGCATCATCGCTGTGATCTTGCTTTCTTTGTCGTGGACTCTTAACCGTGGCCAACTTAGCCTAGATCGTTTTAAGTTTTGGCAGCCAACTTCACAGCTTTGGGCGTTGGACATGTGTTTGTGTGATGCTTCTGCGTAA
- a CDS encoding DUF4144 domain-containing protein — protein MVNWPCILKLDGDDELVYLGSEADLNCECVDLIVSPSDRVIDSEGFVYSIVSDGSAVNLIENSTQISVEEASRLIQRHEFCLAEVCLTKIQFETVAEAFNCLKS, from the coding sequence ATGGTCAATTGGCCTTGTATTCTGAAATTAGATGGTGACGATGAGCTTGTTTATTTGGGCTCTGAGGCTGATTTGAATTGCGAGTGTGTGGATCTGATCGTTAGTCCGAGCGATCGAGTCATTGATTCTGAAGGTTTTGTCTATTCAATAGTTTCAGATGGATCAGCAGTCAACTTGATTGAAAACTCAACCCAGATTTCAGTAGAGGAAGCGTCTAGATTGATTCAACGTCATGAGTTCTGTTTAGCGGAAGTCTGTTTGACAAAAATTCAGTTTGAAACAGTCGCGGAAGCATTTAACTGTTTGAAATCTTAG
- a CDS encoding DUF645 family protein: MDVQHSKFGFTNGGIIAVIWFSLSRTLNRGQLNLDCFEFW; encoded by the coding sequence TTGGATGTTCAACACTCAAAGTTTGGTTTCACAAATGGCGGCATCATCGCTGTGATTTGGTTTTCTTTGTCGCGGACTCTTAACCGTGGCCAACTTAACCTTGATTGTTTTGAGTTTTGGTAG
- a CDS encoding DUF645 family protein, whose translation MDVQHWQLGFTNGFVIAEIVLSLSRNLSRGQLNLDHFKFWLPTSQLLVLDVCLFDAFA comes from the coding sequence TTGGATGTTCAACACTGGCAGCTTGGTTTTACAAATGGCTTCGTCATTGCTGAAATTGTGCTTTCTTTGTCGCGGAATCTTAGCCGTGGTCAACTCAACCTTGATCATTTTAAGTTTTGGCTGCCAACGTCACAGCTTTTGGTGTTGGACGTGTGTTTGTTCGATGCATTTGCGTAA